The following nucleotide sequence is from Ailuropoda melanoleuca isolate Jingjing chromosome 12, ASM200744v2, whole genome shotgun sequence.
TGCAGAGCCCATGAGGTCCCTTCCTCTGGTCAGCAAATACTCATAATAGTCTTTTCTAAGGATGGCTGGGGCCAAGCTGCAGGAGCTGCCTGGCACAGCTGCAGTGAAGCCTGGCCTTGTAGGTCAAGAGTTCCATCCACTCCAGCAACTGGCGGCCCAAGAATCTGCCTCCACAAAGTTCTAGCTTCTCAACAGAAAGCATTGATTCCATCAGAGCTGTGCAGAGACGGTGAAGATACAGGCAGAAAGAAGGCAGCCCCTGTACTCAGGGGCTTCTGTCCTGGAATGGAGAGACATCCTCCCCGCAGCCTGACATACAGCAGCTCTTGGGTCAAAGGCAGGTAGTTTCCAGGCAATCAATTTAGAGTAAATGAATTATTTGGCCATCTTAACGACAAGGGAAGATAGGATGTtgaaagggggagaaaggaaggggcaaGGCAGGCAGTGAGAGGCAGGGTAGAATGGTAGATAGCGTGCTGGCCAAGGACTCCCTACTCTCTTACTTTGCTGTATAGCCCTGGGACAACTCATCCCTTCTCTGAAGCCTCAGCCCTGTAGTTCTCTGCTGCCTCAGCCCGGTAGTTCTCTCCTCAGCCCAGCTGTCAGGGGCCTAGAGACCCACACCTCTCAGATGCTACAAACCAACTTAGTCTGACCTGCCCACTAAGTGGCCCCCAATGCCTACTGGGCTTCCCTAGGCTACAGCTGGGCCTGTGGCTCAACAAAGGGGAAGCCTGAAATAAACTTACTGCTTGGCTGAGGTGACAGAGATGATTCTTTATTAATGAGTTGgactcaaataaaaacatatggtGTCTGGACAGCTTCACCCAAGAGGTGCCGGACCACTAACACTACGATAAatactgtgtctttttttaatatatatatttatatatataatctcatttttttttacttatgaaaATAATAAGCTATAACCAACTTGGATAGGCTTCATCACTAAATTAGCAGAAACCAGCTCAGCACAAGCTCTCCAGAGATAAAtactggtggctcagtcaggaggaaaaaaaaagattaaaaaacccAACCCCTCCTCAAAACAAAACCCCCCTTTCAAAGTAGAAGGCGCTACATGAAAGTAACCAGCCAATACTGTGTCAGAGGCCGCTGCACgtgaaggggagagagactgagggcaggggtagggggaggaaggaaaggaaaaaggaaggaagaaaggaaggagggaaggaagggagggagggagggaaaggaaaggaaggaaaggaagaaaaggaagaaaggaagaaaaggaagacaggaaagggagtgggggaggccAGGCAGGAGGAATGGACTCTGCCCATGGCTTCCAGGTCCCTGCGCCAGATGCCTATGGAGGGCAGGGCTGCTCCAGCCCTGGGGCTAAGGGAGGGCCAGGCAGGGCCAGCCAGCGTGGTCAGCTAGTGCAAGTAGTCGTCGACTCTGGCAAAGGAGCAAGATCCCAGGCCTGCTCGGGCCATGAGCCGTAGACATTCAGATGCCTGACCCAGGGCGAGCATCAGAGGGGGCTGCTTTGGCAGGTTCTGAGACTCTGTGGAGGAGAGACAAGGCCTGGTTACTGCTTTGCCCAGGAGTTGGGCTCAGGTCAAAGTTCCTTTGGGAGCAGAAGGTGGGGGTAGTGGACACAGTGTTCATTTGTCTCTGTGTATGTCCCAGCCACCAGACTATGGTCCCGTAGCCATGCCAGGTAACTGAGGACCTTAGCTCTCTTCAGAGCCATGGGCTGCCCAGACCCATAGTCATAGGCCAGGGTCTATCATGATCTAGCCGGCCAACTCAGTTGGGCAGAGGAAGGTCAGGATTTAGGTTCGGCCATGGAAGCCCAAGTCCTGTGGGCTACCGGAGAGTGCCCAGGCAGAGCTCACTGCCCTGATCTGGACAAACATCAGCAATTCCTACGGAGAGAGGGGACGGGCAACCCCAGGCACTCATGGACCAGCTTCTGTTTTTGTTAGATCCACTTACCTAAAATGGCGCTGTTGAGGGCAGCACACACAGGCTCCCTCTGGATGGGGTCAAGCTGCTGGCCAACTGGGCAGCTCCAGGGGTCTGAGTATGCCAGCAGACTAAAGGCATCCTAAGGGACAGGGCATTCTTGAGAAGACTGTAGTACataccacacacatacatgccTCCATGGCTCCGGGGGGCATACAGGGCCCTGCATGGTGCCCAGTGAGGGCACCGCAAACCCTGAGCATAGCGTCAGGAAGGACTGTGCTCTCCCCAGAGCCTAGAGGGGGTTGCATATATCCTGGAAAGTCCTGTTTTCCATTGTGGACTTGACTAGAGCCCCCTCTGTCCTGTTGCTGCTGCCCCCAAGGCCCTCCCAGAATCaacctgctcccacccccacgcCAAATGTGAGCCTGCTCTGTATGAGCACCTGGCTTGTTCTATACCTGCAGCATCTCCGTGTGGGCCAAATTCTTGCCGTACTCCCGGCCCAGCTGCTCACTCAGTGCCTGCAACTCGCGACCAAACAGGATAATCCTTTCTGTGGCAGCCTGGTTGCCCCCACAGAGCTGCCGCCGAGGATGCCCATCATCTGCACCCAGAGCCCAGCAGAGAACAAATCATGAGGGTAAGGACAGAAGGGGAGGACTGGGGTGGGGACCCCAAAAAGGAGATGGCAAGAAGGACCTTGGGGGCACTGCCAGAGGCAAATTAGGTGGGCCATCCATAGCCGAGGTGCTTTCAGTCCACCTACCACATGATCTAGGAGTCTGGACTCAActttccctcttcccaccctgtACAGTGCTCataagaatgcccactctcaccaacTCTCTCTAGCCTCAGACACGGGGGCCCTGGTCTTGGCAGCAGGCCAGGGGCTTTCCCACTTTAAGCACCCATTCCTGACTAAGGCGGTAGTGGACCAGGTCCATTTAGAGCTTCTCAGGCTGAAAAAGCCTGCCCCTGCCAACCCCCTCCTGGGAAGCAGAAGGTATCTGGACTGAGCCTTTACCACCCATGTGACACCATGCTGGGCCATGGTTCCTACCCATGCTGGACTCATCCGTCTGTAGGTCCTCGTGCTTGTAGGCACCATTGACGATGCGTGTGGATACACTCTCCAGCACACCATTGGGGTAATGCTCTGCTTCCATCTCCATCTCACTGTCACTGTGGAGAAGGGTTGAGGTGGGAGTTGACCAGGTTGATGTGGTTGGGAGCAGCCTGGTTGGGCCTCCACTCAGGCTTTAGCCACAGGTTGCTGTGGGTAAATCAAGGGACCCTAGGAGCATGAAAGGCTTCCCAGGCTCTAACACTTGGCCTGTACTCTGACATCAGCTACCCCCAGAGGCCTGTCACCTGATTCTCACTCTTGTCCCAGTACTGCCTCTGTggctctcccctccctggcctgaGTTGGCACACCCCTTCCAcccattcctcccccacccccagtgaccAGGGACCCCTGAGAAGTATCTCTAGGAACCAAACTCAGGTCAAACCCTGAGTTATGCCTGGAGGCAGCCGAAAGCCACCTGTAGTCTATAGCCTAAAACCTCTACTGCCCAATCTGCCTGACCTCAAGCCACACCCAGTAAAAGCTGCTTCGGTGTAGACCCTAGGGGTTCTGCAAGGCCTGGCAGCATCAGTCAGTGCTTCTTCAGAAAGTCAGGGCTGAGGAAAGTGGCAGCTGGATCACAGGTCAGGCCAGAAGCTGGAGCCAATGCCTGGCCTGGCAGGTCAGCAGCAACTACGCCAGGTACAGAcctgggatggaggtggggagttAAGGGCAGGGGGTGGCACTCAAAGGACAGGCTGCAGTGAGCCCAGCTGGCGCAgagcagaaaggagggagaagcagagcaggacaGGCACCTGGTCTCCTGGTTACTGGTGCTGCTGTGGGGCTGGGACTTGGTGGAATCTGTTGAGTTGGACTCGGAGTAATTGACGGAGGATGGGGatgaggaggacgaggaggacgaggaggaagaggaggagctgggTGCAGGGTATTTACTGTGGTTCTGTTTGCTCTTCGTGGATGCGACACCATTGCTGCAGCTGGGACTGTCTGCTCCTGGAAACCAGGAAACAGTCAGAAGAGGAGGGGCAGTCTGCCATAATGGGGCCCCAGGAATGACCACAGTggtccctttcccttcccccaaatccagCAGCGAGCCCTGAGCCCAGCCCAGGGAAGGGCATGTGGGTGGCCTTTCTTCTCCACACCAGTTTTTCCCCGAGCCCTCTGGAGAGTGGCTGACCTGTGTTGTGCATGTGGGAACTACTAGGGCCGTGTcgggggctgaggctgggggagcCAGGGTAGCTGTCCTGGGACTTGGGGCTTCGGGAGCTCAAGCTGCGGACCTCACTGTCGGTCCCATTCACCATCTCCACAAATTGTCGGCAcctgcagagggagcagagcGGCAATGCTCTGGGCTTGGTCTGGGCTCTATGTTCCCACCACCAGCTGAGAGGGGCTGGGCTAGGGGGGAGCTGGTGGTGCCCAAAACTTACTTGAGCATGAAGAGCAGGTTAGGATTATGCTCCAGCAGTCCTGGATAGAAGCGCTGTGTGGTCTCAATGGCCTCACCCACACGGCCCTCCAGCACCAGCTTCTGAATCTCTGCAGAGAGCAAGAGTATGGCAGTGAGTGAGGGGCTGCAGACCTTCTTCACAGCCACATGCCTGCACACTACCAGCCCCAAACATGGACTAGCCAACAGTCAGGTGGGCTGGCTTAGAGTGGCATGTCTGGTCGAGATGCTCACAGAAGAGGCTGAAGAAAGAACCTGGCCTCCCAGCTCCACAATAGACCCCGGTGTCTGCCAAGTGTCAGGGAGTCCTCAAAGAAAAACAGGGGAAAACAGAAGCGAGATTCAGTGCAGAGGCAGGAGAGCAAATGTGGAGGCCTGCTCCTACAGATATCAGTTGCCAGGGACCTGGGCATGGGGAGGGGTTTTGGCTGTGGGAGCATGATCTGGGGCTGGGCACCCAGGCAGCCTGGTGGCCATAGGGGCTCCTCTTCAGACAGACTTCTCTCCTTTCAGGCCTCACAGTGGGGTGGCAATGGGAACACAATGGTTTCTGGGCCAGGGCCCAAGTCTTGGCAGTCTTCAGGGGCTGCAGCATGCTCCCTGCTGGGAGAGGAGGTCATCCTCCTCACACTGGCATCTCTGACGTTGACACCTCTCAGGCCATCAGCATCTTGCTCTTGCTCTGGGGGCCTGGTGCATCTTGCTGGGAGCGACTTCGGGTCTGAGGCTCTCATTCGTAGATCCCAAGTCTGGGATCCCTTTCCGTCTGTTTGGCTGGGTGTAGCTTCTCTGggagacacagacacatgcacatacacagagACGACAGGCTCAGAGAGACGCAAGCaggcacacacaaacacacacacccattctccttcactctcctctcctcttcctatctccttcctgggctctgtttcctctttcccaACACCCTCCTTCCACAAAAGAGCCCCAAACACACAGTATACAGGCCAGCATGTACACTAGGAAAGTTTCCTTTGGCTCCTTCCTTTGGTAGTCTGCAAAACGCAGGACCAGAGGTGGGTGCAGAGAGCTGTGCTACCACAGCAGCCATTGAGAACCAGCCTTCACCCTGTCTGACTACTTCAGTCCTTTCTCTGGCCAGGAACAAGCAGAACTACTAAAGCTGAGTAAACGTGCAAGGCAGGACATTGGTCTGATAAGATGCAAACACACTCTTCCAGAAGACTATGAACAGGTGGCTGAGTAGAATCCAGGAttcagggaaaggaaacaagcatgGAGGAGTGGGATCCAGCCATGCCAGGCCCCCAGCCTGTGCTGGGCCATCAGAGCATGCAGTAGGGAGGCTGCAATGAGGCATTCATTCCCATGCTGCCAGGCTGTCCATCTGGCCAGTGTTGTCTTgaaggagggacagaagcagagcctgggactgggctggggctgggggctggtcTCCTGCTGGTAAGGACCAGAGCTGAATGGACTCCTGACAGGTTACCCAAGGCTGGCATGAGCCAAAAAGCAGAGTTAGGGacaggtgagggaaggagggagaggggagaggagaatcAACCTTACTTTGTCTGTTCTTTATGGATGCTTGTTCTTCCTGAATCGGGGTTTCAGTCATTCGGGCAAAAGCCGTGGCTGTGGCACAATACCCATGATGCACCAGGTAAGATGAGACCAtgctagaagaaaggaaatgctcAAGGTGACACTCTAGAACTGCATTTCTCACTAATCACCTAATGGGATAAACTATCTCCCTGTCTGGGCTTCCTTAAACACACCTTGGAGGTACAAGCTCCACGGAGTGAGAATAGAGAGGCTGCAACAAAACGAAAACTTCCCCCAGTGCTCATGCAGtcaggctggggaggggtcagTCACCACAGCTGTCCCCACAGCTTGTAGGAAGGGCTGCAGTTTCTCTGGAATATGCCGCCCACAAGCGGGCAAGTATGATAACAAAAATATACGCACAGGCACATACCATCTCCTTACAGCAGAGGCTGCCTCCTGTGAGCTGCGGCAAGCCCAGAGACGGCCGACAGTCTCTCTGAGGGCTCCCTGGAATGGCAGCCAGCCAAGCGGTCTAGGAGCTGCCCAGACAGAGACAATGTGTGCCCTGTTCGTGCCTTCTAGAGACACAGCAGGTCCTCTGCAGATGACCCCACATGCCCGGCATAAGGATTCCAGTTCCGCAGGTGAACCTGGCCCCCAGGAGTGCTGGCTCTAGACGGTGATAGGGAGCTAACCCGTGACCCAAGTCACTCCACAATATGCCACGAGTCAGGGGTCCAAGAAGCCAAGATATAGGCAACCACGTGGCCAACAGGAACACCATCTCTGGGGAATGTCCTGGAGAAGCACAACACCAAGTCACCACTGAATCACACTGGCAGCTGGCTGAGCAGTGGCACAagcgcgtgtgtgtgcatgcacacacacggagaGTGGAAGGGTGAGCCCGCACATCTGACATGCACAGAAGTGAGTACCTTGGTGTAAACGTGTCCAACGTCATTACTGTAATTGCCAAACACCAATGTGAAAGGCACGGAGTTCGGCTGTGTGTCCCCTTGTGTTTTAAGGGGTAGGTGGGATGATACATagaaagtgcctagcacagtcaATGAAATAAACCTCTGATGATGAaactatgtatttatattatactcTGGATAATTATAACTATATTATTATAAACACAAGGGCAAACATTTTTGACAAAACAGGGTTCAGATGAGTCCACATGCACCCCGGATGCCACTAATATGTATAGTCCATCGACTGAGTAATTCCACTTCCTGAAAGGACACCAAGAAAATAACCTTAAATATGAAAAGCTCTTTACTTACAAAAGTGTTGCCTATACAagcaaaagagaggaaataacCTAAACCTCCCACCAAGGTGGGTAGGTCTTGGCAAATACTACATATGAACACACACtggcacacatatacacacatataaacacaccGTAAGCTGAGAGTATCGTTCCCTCCCCAACACGGCTGGGGCATCTCCACCTCTCCCCTTGCCTGTCCCAGCAAGCCTGCTTCAGGGACAGGCATTATACTGGCTAGCCCTCCAAGGAAGAGCTTCTCAGTAGCTCTGagggctaaaaacaaaacagtgctgCTCTTCCTGAGAAGGGTCTGGTCACTTAACCCCCTCTTCAGCCCTCCCCATGGCCTGCCTCCGTATCAATCCTTTAAGAAAAGAAGACAGCACGAAGAACCCAGTGTGCAACCCAACCCCACCTGAGGGACCCTGCTACCTGGGTGCCTTTGCAGGGCAATAATTAGGGCTAGTGGAAGCCCAGCCCTTCTTTGCCCACCCTTGGGAGTCAAGCTAACAAGCTAACCCACACCTCCTGGCAGAGTGGGTACTGGTTATTGCCTCACTCAGGCCTGCAGCTGGCAAGTAGAAGAGAGACCCAAACCTCGCCTCCCTTCAGATTCTCAGCAAGACTGGCTTCCAGGACAGTTTGAAAACGAATCATCTGAGAGCCAGATAGGCTGGCCTCAGGAAGATTCTCTTCCAACCACCACTGCCATGAATGCATGGGACTCAGATGGATGATGACCCTGAGAGATGACTCAGGCCAGAGTCACAGCATGATGGGTACTCCCTATGGTGCAAAAAAAGTCCACAGATGAAGAGACCACAGGGCATCCTAGCACATCCTCTGCAAAATGACCTGGGGAAGGAAAACAGCTCTGCTGGTGATATTACATGCAGAGCCTTCCAATCGAGGTGAGGGGGCAAAGACTTAATTCAGAACAG
It contains:
- the RANBP10 gene encoding ran-binding protein 10 gives rise to the protein MAAATADPGAGSPQAGDSSGGAAGGGLPSPGEQELSRRLQRLYPAVNQHETPLPRSWSPKDKYNYIGLSQGNLRVHYKGHGKNHKDAASVRATHPIPAACGIYYFEVKIVSKGRDGYMGIGLSAQGVNMNRLPGWDKHSYGYHGDDGHSFCSSGTGQPYGPTFTTGDVIGCCVNLINSTCFYTKNGHSLGIAFTDLPANLYPTVGLQTPGEIVDANFGQQPFLFDIEDYMREWRAKVQGTVHCFPISARLGEWQAVLQNMVSSYLVHHGYCATATAFARMTETPIQEEQASIKNRQKIQKLVLEGRVGEAIETTQRFYPGLLEHNPNLLFMLKCRQFVEMVNGTDSEVRSLSSRSPKSQDSYPGSPSLSPRHGPSSSHMHNTGADSPSCSNGVASTKSKQNHSKYPAPSSSSSSSSSSSSSSPSSVNYSESNSTDSTKSQPHSSTSNQETSDSEMEMEAEHYPNGVLESVSTRIVNGAYKHEDLQTDESSMDDGHPRRQLCGGNQAATERIILFGRELQALSEQLGREYGKNLAHTEMLQDAFSLLAYSDPWSCPVGQQLDPIQREPVCAALNSAILESQNLPKQPPLMLALGQASECLRLMARAGLGSCSFARVDDYLH